A stretch of DNA from Gimesia chilikensis:
TCTATTTGAGGCTGTTTTTTGTTTCGGATCGAGTCTAGATAATCAGTGCTAACATCCCAAACAGCTTTACCGTAGTCCTCTAATGACTCTCCCTCAAATTCAGTAATATCAACAGCATCACCATCGCTGAATTCTGAATCTGGAGTCTGATCTGACTCTATCAAATCAACTCGAACAATTTTCAGTCCCTGCTCCATCAGCTTGATACGGGCAGACTCATCACTGCGTGCATTCACAAAGCCGCTGACTTCCTGACCATCAGAATTAATACAGAGATAGGAATACTGTTTCATTAGACCGAAGGACTTCCCAGCATTTTTAAAATCTCGACGAAGGGTAAAAAAACGAGCAGTGCATAACAGACTGTAATACCGCCTGCGACTAATACGACTAATCCCACAGGGACGATGTTTTTGATCCATTCAATACGGTTTAATACGCGCGTCTGATAAACACGGGCAATTTCGGACATGATGTCCGGCAGGCGATTTTGATGTGCGGGATTCATCAACATGGATTGAATATATCCAGGTAATTCTGCTGCAGACTGAATACTGCCTTCAATTCCCTCCCCCTGTTCAAGTTTTTCCGCCACTGAACGGAATTGATTGATCATTTTCGAATTGCCCGTACACTCTGCTGCGAGTACGAGTGAATCAGATAAAGGAATATGATATGAAAGCAAAACACCGGCCATTTCCGCAAAAGTGGAATAGTTCATATCGAGCACCAACCTGCGATAGCCGGGGACCCACCCATATGCGATGTTGGTTGCCAGAGATTTCAAACCAGACTGATTAACTTCTCGAGACAACAAGAATGAATGCCGACTGAATTTCCAGCTGAAAAGCAAGGCCAGAAATATCGCAGGAATCAGTATGAACCAGTTCTGGTAAAATCCGAACAGGCTCATGAGCGTATTCATCACTAAAGTATTTTTGAGCTGAAATAGTTCATTCGCGGTGACCAGTTCTGGAAAAATAACGAAGCAGACAAACAGCGAAAGCATAAAGGCGATAATCAGAATTATCGCTGGATAGATCAATGCTGCTCCGAGTTCGCGTCGCAAATCCATCCTGGCGCGAGCAAATGAAGCAAAGGATGTCAGCGCTTCCGGCAAACGCCCCATTTTGATTCCTGATTTGATGAGCGCGACGTAGGTAGACGGTAACTGGATCGCTTCGGACTGGACAGCCTCATCCAGAGAAGTTCCTTCCTCAATTTTTTGCAGCAGATGCCTGATGAAGTTCTGCGAATCCGCTTTCAAATATTTTGCGGCATTTCTGAGCCCTTCATCTAACGGAATCCCAGTACGGACCATCGCAGCCAACTCATCATTGAGATCAGCTAAACTTTCAGCTGATACGCTCTGGGATTTGGGTTGATTCGAGTTCATCATGAATGTTGTTATCTCACCGGCCACCACGACAATATGTGTTCTTGTGTCCATTCTAGGCTGAAATGGTCCGACCCGCCAGCGCAGACCGACAGATGTGATCAAAACAAATCATCTGAAATGTCAGTACTACCTCGGACCTATTTCCCTCTGATGACCCTGTCTCTAAAGGATTTTGTCTATAAACATCGAAAATACACCATTTTCTGTCACCAGAGTCTCTGGGAACCCCCATAAAACTATAATTCTGATTTACGAGAGCAAGTACCCGGCTCGATTACAGTTTACAGATTGAAGACCGCAGATTACAAAGAGGAATAACTTCCAGACCGCACTGGAGTTATTAATATCGATCAGGATGACAGCCAGCTCACAGGCTTGTATTACGGAAAGACCTCCACATGATTCGTACCAAAATTAAAGCAGCACTGCATACCTCCCAGCCCGGCGAAACAATCAAGGTATCCGGGTGGGTCCGCACTCGCCGAGATTCGAAGAGTGGCTTTTCTTTTGTCGAGCTCAATGATGGCAGCTGCATGTCTAATTTACAAATCGTCATCGATCAAAGCGTTCCAGACTATGAAACGCTGATCAAAGATGTCACCACCGGTTCCAGTATCTCAGTCACTGGAAAAGTGAATGAATCACCGGGTAAGAATCAGCGAATAGAGCTGCACGCTGAATCGTTTATTCTGTACGGAACTGCAGACGCTGAAAGTTACCCTCTCCAGAAGAAACGACACAGCTTCGAGTTTCTCAGAGAAATTGCCCACCTGCGTCCCCGCACCAATACCTTTGGAGCCATTACCCGCGTCCGCAATGAAGCCGCGTATGCAATTCATCGCTTCTTTCAGTCCAGGGGGTTTGTCTATATTCAGACTCCGATTATTACCACCAGTGACTGCGAGGGAGCAGGCGAAATGTTTCAGGTCACGACACTCAACCTGGAACGTCTAGCGCAAGTTCAGACCGAAATCGACTTTTCTCAGGACTTTTTCGGCAAACCAGCATCTCTGACAGTCAGCGGTCAACTGGAAGCAGAGATTTTTGCCACCTCACTCGGTGAGTGTTATACCTTCGGCCCAACATTCCGTGCAGAGAATTCAAATACATCCCGTCATCTCGCTGAATTCTGGATGATTGAGCCTGAAATGCCCTTCTATGATCTTGAAGACAACATGGCACTCGCAGAAAGTTTTGTCAGAACTGTCATAGGGGATGTTCTGCAGAACTGTCCTGAAGACATGGAGTTTTTCAACCAGCGTATCGATCAGACTACATTAGAAAAACTGCACAACATCACTGAAAACGAATTCATTCGGCTCTCCTATACCGATGCCATCGAGATTGTCAAATCCTGTGGAAAGCAGTTTGACTTCCCCATCGACTGGGGCAGTGATATGCAGTCCGAACATGAACGATACTTAACTGAGGAACACTTTAAGCAACCCGTCATCGTTTACAATTACCCCCGAACGATCAAACCCTTCTACATGCGTTGCAATGACGATGGTAAAACCGTCTGTGCTATGGACGTACTTGTTCCAGGTGTCGGTGAGATTATTGGAGGAAGTCAGCGCGAAGAACGCTACGATGTTCTCATTGATCGTATGCGGGAAGGAGATCTAAACCCCGAAGACTACTGGTGGTACACCGACTTAAGGAAGTACGGTACAGTCCCTCATTCCGGCTTCGGACTCGGGTTTGAGCGTTTGATTCAGCTACTGACCTCTATGACTAATATCCGTGACTGTATCCCCTTCCCCAGAACTCCTAAAAACGCGGAATTCTGATCCGGCAAAATCATTTAGACTGCCCCTGTAGATGTTTTTGGAACCACTCGACGACAGCCTGGCTGGCACGCGTCTGGTCATCCCCTTTAAAACCATGAGCCGCCTTTTCAATAACCAGTAACTCAGCCGGGACATTTTTCTCCTTAAACTGCTGCATGATGTTTTCACTATGGCTGATGGGAACCAGTTTGTCCTGGTCGCCATGAATCAACAGAGTCGGCGAATCATCGGGAGTGACTTGCAGAAGTGGGGAGAAATCATCAGCGAGTTCCTTGTCAAACTGTAGTGCAGGAAACCGCTGGTAATAGGGAGATGTTTCTTCAACGAACTCACGCAAGTCAGTAGGAGGATAATAGGCAGCAACTGCAGCCACACGATCACTCTGTTGTAACACCTTATCTTTTGCGTCCGGTTCCCCCTGATCCGATGTCGTCCCCAGTATCAGCGATAAATGCCCTCCGGCACTTCCCCCCCATACCCCCAGTCGGTTGGGATCGACACCGTATTCTTTCGCATGCAGACGAATGAACCGCACACTTCTTCTCACATCCTCGACCACTTCCGGGATTTTGAATTTAGGGCTGCTGCCATGCCTGATACAAAATACTGTAAAACCGCTATCTAATAATGGCTTAAACCACGACAACATATTTTGAGGCTCCGTCCAGCGCGAATACCATCCGCCACTAACCATGAAAAGTACGCCAGCGCCGTTCGGCTTCTCGGGTTGGAACACATCGAATGTCAGTGCCATTCCAAATTTATGCCCATAAACGACGTCCGGAATTATTTTGACTTCTTCTTCCGCCTGAGCAACTGACTGCGCAGGCATAACTAGTGAAAAGAGTACTAAGGTAACGAATAAGATTTTCATTTGTTGGTTTCTTCAGGCAATTCATACCCATTTGAGGTTAAGGTGAATTCCACTTGTTTCACTCTAAGCGATGTTGCGTTAAACCTTAAAACAATCAGGTAAAACTTCAGCAGTTCACTTTATCCACGTGTTATTTGATTATCTTGACTTACCCCCGCAGATCGCAAGGATTTCCGAAAATAATTCGTGGGTCAATATGCTGTTCTCCAGAGAGCTTTCATCTCAGTGCTACTGGCTGGATGAAAAAGAATCAGTTTCTCACCACGTCTTTTTCTCGCATTTTACCTGAAAATAATTGGTGACGGGTTGAATTCTTCTGAGCAGAATCAGTTTGTAGCCTGCGCGCAGCAACAGAGAAAACGTACACAGAATGGTGATGACACCCATTTGGATTCAGCCATTGAACAAGCCCGAACAGGTAAGATTCGCCACTACGTTGAAATACAATGGCCTGGTGTCCAACTGGATGAATGGCAATGGGACATTCTGGAGTCTCTATTCGATCCCACTATTCGCCGCGTATTCGTTAAAGGGAACACAGGTTGTGGTAAGGGAGCTGCTGCTGGAATTGCCTGTTGCACTTACTTTCATATCTGGGACGATGCCAAAATTGTAATTACGCGAGACTCACTCAGGATGGCTCAGAAAATTGCCTACGGGGAAGTCGATAAATGGTGGAGACGAATGACGGTAAAGCCACCGGGGAAATTGTTGACTTCGGGAATTTATGATCATCAACAGCATTCTATTTCCCTGGCAAATCCGAAGCATATTGAAGGTTTCAGAGGGGCACACTCGCCACATGTTCTTTTCTGGTTTGATGAAGCAACGGCCCCGAATCTTGAAGACAAATATAAACTAGCCAACACTCAGGCAAAAAAATTCCTGGCTCTCTCCAATCCATCCACACTATCGGGATCATTTCGAGATGCCTTTCCAATTATAGAACCAGACCGTACCCAAACGATTGTGGACCAATATGGTAAAACACGCTGTATCACAGTCAGTGGCTGGGAATGCACAAATGTGAAAGAGACCTGCCTGGAACAACCTGTCGCCCCCTTAGGAGGTATCAAAATCGGACGCAGGTTCTATTCGCATGGCACGCCGATTGAAATGGAAGACTTCGAACAATGTAAGCCCCGTATTCCCGGACAGACATGCTACGACGAATTTATGTCGTTATTAAACGATCCGGACCCACTCATTCGGAATGTATATGCACTAGGAAAGTTTCCGGATCAGGATCCAGAGAAACAGGTCATTCTCCCAGACTGGCTGGTGGAACCTGTCTCATTCTGGACACGCTGGCATCATCTCTGGCGACGTGCTACGGAAAACCAAAACAAGTCTGCAATTCATCTGTTGAATCAGATTATTCCAGTTGAGGGTTTTGGACTGGATGTCGCCGCATCCCGATTTGGAGATACATCAGTCCTTGCCGTTGGTGGCAGGTACGGTATCCGAGCCATCCATGAATGTCAGTTCGCTGATACACAGCAGACGCTCAAGTGGGTAATCGAAACCGCACTGACATACGGAGTTGATCTAGAACAGGGAATTGTTCCTTTGGCTATCGACTGGGGAGGAGGTTATGGGAACGCAGTCGGTGATCCTTTAAAAAAACGAAATGTGCATGTGATTGAAATTCACAGTAATTCCGCAAGTGATATCGACACTCAAAAATATGCCAACAAACGGGCTGAACTCTACGGAGAGGCTGCAAGACGCCTTGACCCGGCGGGGGACTTCCGCATGATACCTTTCGCTTTGCCCGATAACGAGCGCCTGCGTGCAGAACTGATAGCACCTCAGAAAATATACTCCGGGCATGACGGTGAAAAATATTATATCACCCCCAAAGGACGGCGAGGGTCTGACGAAAACTATCAAGGCAAAACGTTGAGGGAAACGTTGGGTCGTTCTCCTGATCGGGCTGATGCAGTCGTCTACTGTCTCTGTGCTCTACGAGATCAATCCCGTCGAAGACTGATTGTTGCCTGATAAATTCAGCAGACAAAATGAGACATACTCCTTTATCAATCTAAGGATAGTAAAACATGTGGAACCCCTTCAAACAGCTTGCCGCACGATTCAAATCAAACCGGTTCGCAGTCGCACTGCGAACCGCACTCGGGACTGGCCAACCAGGCAGATGGCACAGTGACCATCGAGAGGAGTCAGAACAGTTCACTGGTTGGACGTTTGTTGCAATTCGGGCAATTTGCCTGCAGGCTATGCAAGCTTCGGTGGCTGTCTACGATGAAACTGTAAATAATTCCAATCAAAAATTGTTCCGACGCCACCTGAGAATGGACGCT
This window harbors:
- the asnS gene encoding asparagine--tRNA ligase — encoded protein: MIRTKIKAALHTSQPGETIKVSGWVRTRRDSKSGFSFVELNDGSCMSNLQIVIDQSVPDYETLIKDVTTGSSISVTGKVNESPGKNQRIELHAESFILYGTADAESYPLQKKRHSFEFLREIAHLRPRTNTFGAITRVRNEAAYAIHRFFQSRGFVYIQTPIITTSDCEGAGEMFQVTTLNLERLAQVQTEIDFSQDFFGKPASLTVSGQLEAEIFATSLGECYTFGPTFRAENSNTSRHLAEFWMIEPEMPFYDLEDNMALAESFVRTVIGDVLQNCPEDMEFFNQRIDQTTLEKLHNITENEFIRLSYTDAIEIVKSCGKQFDFPIDWGSDMQSEHERYLTEEHFKQPVIVYNYPRTIKPFYMRCNDDGKTVCAMDVLVPGVGEIIGGSQREERYDVLIDRMREGDLNPEDYWWYTDLRKYGTVPHSGFGLGFERLIQLLTSMTNIRDCIPFPRTPKNAEF
- a CDS encoding type II secretion system F family protein, giving the protein MITSVGLRWRVGPFQPRMDTRTHIVVVAGEITTFMMNSNQPKSQSVSAESLADLNDELAAMVRTGIPLDEGLRNAAKYLKADSQNFIRHLLQKIEEGTSLDEAVQSEAIQLPSTYVALIKSGIKMGRLPEALTSFASFARARMDLRRELGAALIYPAIILIIAFMLSLFVCFVIFPELVTANELFQLKNTLVMNTLMSLFGFYQNWFILIPAIFLALLFSWKFSRHSFLLSREVNQSGLKSLATNIAYGWVPGYRRLVLDMNYSTFAEMAGVLLSYHIPLSDSLVLAAECTGNSKMINQFRSVAEKLEQGEGIEGSIQSAAELPGYIQSMLMNPAHQNRLPDIMSEIARVYQTRVLNRIEWIKNIVPVGLVVLVAGGITVCYALLVFLPFVEILKMLGSPSV
- a CDS encoding alpha/beta hydrolase family protein; this encodes MKILFVTLVLFSLVMPAQSVAQAEEEVKIIPDVVYGHKFGMALTFDVFQPEKPNGAGVLFMVSGGWYSRWTEPQNMLSWFKPLLDSGFTVFCIRHGSSPKFKIPEVVEDVRRSVRFIRLHAKEYGVDPNRLGVWGGSAGGHLSLILGTTSDQGEPDAKDKVLQQSDRVAAVAAYYPPTDLREFVEETSPYYQRFPALQFDKELADDFSPLLQVTPDDSPTLLIHGDQDKLVPISHSENIMQQFKEKNVPAELLVIEKAAHGFKGDDQTRASQAVVEWFQKHLQGQSK